One genomic window of Thalassolituus hydrocarboniclasticus includes the following:
- a CDS encoding EVE domain-containing protein — protein sequence MNHWLLKSEPDVFSYYHLEAAPGRRTVWDGVRNYQARNILRDEIQVADLVFFYHSSCKEPAIVGVCRVTRTGLADPSQFDPASDYFDAKSDPTNPRWITIEVEALRALKHPITLKDMRKDSALQEMALLNRSRLSVQPIRAEEWSHILHLAADDGHFHE from the coding sequence ATGAATCACTGGTTACTGAAATCTGAACCGGACGTTTTTAGTTATTATCATCTTGAGGCCGCACCAGGCAGGCGCACAGTATGGGACGGCGTGCGCAATTATCAAGCGCGAAACATACTGCGGGATGAGATCCAGGTCGCAGATCTGGTGTTTTTCTACCATTCCAGCTGCAAAGAGCCGGCCATTGTCGGCGTCTGCCGGGTAACCCGCACCGGTCTCGCCGATCCGTCGCAGTTTGATCCGGCCTCGGATTATTTTGATGCGAAATCGGACCCGACCAACCCGCGCTGGATCACCATTGAGGTCGAAGCCCTGCGCGCCCTCAAACATCCCATTACGCTGAAAGATATGCGCAAAGACAGTGCACTGCAGGAAATGGCACTGCTCAACCGCTCACGCCTCTCCGTCCAGCCGATACGGGCAGAAGAGTGGTCGCATATTCTGCATCTGGCCGCAGACGACGGACATTTCCATGAATGA